CAGCAGCCGGAATACCGCAGAGGGCTCTGGGTTCCTGAGGAGACCAACACCTTCAATTACGGCCTGGGCTGGGATGCAGTCAGTCTCGCACCGTTCAGCGACTACGGCATCAAGGCCTTGTCCAAAGGCGGGGACACCATTATGTATCACACCGCACTGGTGACCCTGCCGGAATCGGATATCTCCATCGCGGTGCTCTCGTCAGGCGGAAGCTCGATCTATAACAGCATCTTCGCCTCGAATGTGCTGCTGGCGTACCTGAAGGACACCGGGCGGATTGACACCATCCGGCCGGAAGCAACGTTTGAGCCGCCGGTGAAGGCTGCTATGCCTGCCGAGCTCCAGTCCTATTCAGGATTATACGGAACTGTCGGCTCCACAACAGAGGTCACGCTGAAGAACGGAGAGCTGAGCCTGCCGGAGCTGGAAGGCGGGCTCGTTCCTGCACAAAAGTATATTTACACCGGCAAAGGGCAGTTCAAGAGCCCGGACGGCAGCGCCATCGTCAGCTTTGATCAACTGAAGAACGGCAAGACGTATCTGAAGCTGAACGTCCATCTGCAGCTCCCCGGCCTCGGCCAGATGCTGATGGTCACCTACGAATACCAGAAGCTGGACGCTAACCCGCTGGATGCGGCGGTGAAGCAGGCCTGGACGAAGCGGGACGGCAAGAGCTACTACGCCCTGGATGAGAAAATCAATTCGTCCTTCTACCTCTCCCCTTCCATCCTGACAAAGACCATTGCGGTGGATCAAGGGTATGCTTCCGGGACGCGGATTGTGGATCAGAACAGCGCCGTCAATGCAGCTGAGATTCCCGTAATGAACGGCAGAGACGCCTTCGATCTGACATTCTCCACGCAGAACGGTGCGGAGTTTTTAACGATTGACGGGAATGATTATATCAGCGGCGATGCGGTGAAGCCGGTCTACGGAGGCCATGCATCGGTCACCACCATCCCGGCCAGCGGCCACAGCGTAGTATGGTACAAGATTGGTAAGACAGCGGCTGGCCGCACCATGAAGGTATCCGCTCCAGCCAGCGGGGGATTTGCGGTCTACGATGATGCTGGTACACTCGTAAATTACTCGATCGTCAGTAAAGACCCATCCACCATTTTGCCGCAAGACGGGATGATTGTTTTCGGCGGGCAGGCGGGCGATGTCTTCAAGATTGAGTTGAAATAACGCTTTCAATATTTCATAGAAATTTTCTACCATTCTCTGAAACTTGCTTCCGGGTATACAGATATGTTTTAATATTAACGACTTGAATATTACTCTTATCCAGAGTTCGGCGGAGGGCATAAGCCCGATGAAGCCGCTGTGACCGGAATGCGGACAGCATATCAGGCACAGCACTAGAGGCATCCGGGATGCCTTGTACAGATGAGAGGGTGCTGACAGTTGATGAGACTGCCCCCTTTAATTAGGGGGCTTTTTGTTTGAGAAGGGAGAGAAGCGCATGACAGAGTGGATTACGGAGTTCATACTTTTCTTTAAGGATTTGTCGTATGCCGGGATTATGATCGCCTTATCGTTTGAATTTGTGCCTGCCGAGATCGTGCTTCCACTCGCCGGGTATTGGGTGTATCTCGGGGACATGAAGCTGATTCTGACGATTCTTGCCGGTACGGTTGGCGGCACCCTCGGTCCGCTGACGCTGTATGCCCTGGGCCGGTTCGGCGGCAGACCGATGGTGGACAAATACGGGAAGTACCTGTTCATCCGCTCGCATCATCTGGAAGCGTCTGACCGTTTTTTTGAGAAATACGGCAGCGGGGTGGCCTTCTACGGGCGCTTCATCCCTGGCGTTAGAACCCTGATCTCCATCCCCTGCGGGATCGCCAAAATGAATGTGTTCAAATTCAGTCTCTACACGTTCCTGGCCATGCTGCCGATTACTGCTATCTACGTCTACCTGGGCTACAAGTTAGGCTCGCAGTGGGAGCATGTGGACGAGATCGTCAAGCCTTACATTCTACCGGCAGCTACCATTTTCCTGGTAGGCTTCGGACTGTACGTCCTGTCCAAGCGGTACCGGAGACGGCAGGCTTAATTACATTGTTGTTCAACCTTAGGAGGAAATTATGGAATCTGTTTTCGATTGGCTGAAATACCTGCTGCTAGGCCTGGTACAGGGGGTGACGGAACCGATCCCCGTCTCCTCCAGCGGGCACTTGATCATTGCCCAACGGCTGCTCGG
This region of Paenibacillus sp. FSL K6-1096 genomic DNA includes:
- a CDS encoding serine hydrolase domain-containing protein, whose amino-acid sequence is MNKLASVVLAAVLLIPAAQAKAQEKESAAQAKAQELGQKILSDYGVSGLQYAIRDQGKITLSGGFGVSDKAAGAPVTQDTMFGIGSISKMHVSAATMMLAEDKIIDIDKPLTTYLPQFKMADERYKQITPRMLMNHSSGLYGSHYGNSILLDDNDTRNHDELLDRLQSERLKSDPGEYSVYCNDGFQLLELMIEQVTGSSYTEFLDQHMSGPLQLSSTKTPQNTFDRQKLAKTYFPGITPALPAENANILGAGGLYSTAEDLTTFAEMLNGKHPDVLSAASAEAMQQPEYRRGLWVPEETNTFNYGLGWDAVSLAPFSDYGIKALSKGGDTIMYHTALVTLPESDISIAVLSSGGSSIYNSIFASNVLLAYLKDTGRIDTIRPEATFEPPVKAAMPAELQSYSGLYGTVGSTTEVTLKNGELSLPELEGGLVPAQKYIYTGKGQFKSPDGSAIVSFDQLKNGKTYLKLNVHLQLPGLGQMLMVTYEYQKLDANPLDAAVKQAWTKRDGKSYYALDEKINSSFYLSPSILTKTIAVDQGYASGTRIVDQNSAVNAAEIPVMNGRDAFDLTFSTQNGAEFLTIDGNDYISGDAVKPVYGGHASVTTIPASGHSVVWYKIGKTAAGRTMKVSAPASGGFAVYDDAGTLVNYSIVSKDPSTILPQDGMIVFGGQAGDVFKIELK
- a CDS encoding DedA family protein, with the protein product MTEWITEFILFFKDLSYAGIMIALSFEFVPAEIVLPLAGYWVYLGDMKLILTILAGTVGGTLGPLTLYALGRFGGRPMVDKYGKYLFIRSHHLEASDRFFEKYGSGVAFYGRFIPGVRTLISIPCGIAKMNVFKFSLYTFLAMLPITAIYVYLGYKLGSQWEHVDEIVKPYILPAATIFLVGFGLYVLSKRYRRRQA